A region from the Silene latifolia isolate original U9 population chromosome 7, ASM4854445v1, whole genome shotgun sequence genome encodes:
- the LOC141592987 gene encoding uncharacterized protein LOC141592987: MLLQSMGSIVLLELADIADTSPERFSCIKNGVLINAESAYYLNLQDIAGGAVPALAQLALSSSDHAAMSTSPLTPSQDDKKHQSTSSSTLDLCSWLRTEAQTNYPFSGGVIVQDSGAFLLGL, from the exons ATGCTGTTGCAATCAATGGGGAGTATCGTATTACTTGAGTTGGCAGACATTGCAG ATACGTCGCCTGAAAGGTTTTCTTGCATAAAGAATGGTGTTTTAATCAATGCGGAGTCCGCATATTACCTGAATTTGCAAGACATTGCAG GTGGTGCAGTTCCAGCTTTAGCTCAGCTTGCATTATCATCATCAGATCATGCTGCAATGTCGACTTCACCATTGACGCCTTCTCAAGATGACAAGAAACACCAATCTACAAGTTCCTCAACATTGGACCTGTGTAGCTGGCTAAGGACAGAGGCACAGACAAATTACCCTTTCTCCGGTGGTGTTATCGTTCAGGACTCAGGAGCATTTCTTCTTGGCCTGTAA
- the LOC141593140 gene encoding G-type lectin S-receptor-like serine/threonine-protein kinase SD1-13 codes for MQETIKITHVNSNLDSTRWYTSKEKQNQFIFCQHQKLKPMSSLKVLLFLSFLNVICNASDSINTTTFLKNEESIVSSNGTFRLAFFSPPNTTNRYVGIYYNNLPTMKAVWVANRNNPLNDSSGSFQISKDGNLQVLNGQKHILWSSNVTNFQVATNATNVSKAQLLDSGNLVLLSSDNNIIWQSFDHPTNILLPDMSLVYNKATGKHSTIQAWKNPSDPSEGRFVSGLGPIVPPEVFIWDMGRLYYRSGPWNGFLYLGIDVKAPNSQTHGITIQIDGHGNTSLEYSAPSFPLTNYELSYQGTVGQQSWDDTKGDWNELLQAPSNECDVYGRCGEYGSCNSLSSPICNCLKGFEPKNSQEWSTGNWSSGCTRKTKLLCGIQGAKEDVFFSLPNVKPPANTNEPQGVDQNACRSQCLSNCSCIAYAFDIGLGCMTWSGNLTDIQQFSSNGVDLYLRLAHSELGNNNKRLKIIVPVTAISGAATLVAIVYFLCRRKAKQGDNSISKPMDIANIMTGKLSNLIFFLYLDRFEELPLFTLEQLAVATSNFQDSNKLGQGGFGAVYKGTLDDGQVVAIKRLSGTSTQGVQEFMNEVLLISKLQHRNLVKLLGCCVERLERMLIYDYMPNKSLDAFLFDHQKKGILDWKKRYTIIEGICRGLLYLHRDSRLKIIHRDLKSGNILLDENLNPKISDFGMARIFGGSQSEADTTRVVGTYGYMPPEYAMEGRFSEKSDVFSFGVLLLEIITGKRTRWFDESSFSLLVYVWKQWNEDDHISLIDPVIAYQGFEAEISKCIHVGLLCVQEYPQDRPDMSDVIAKLSASSTAEFEKPKQPGFTRLMHAKNSSTQSHQTSSTNELSITNISAR; via the exons ATGCAAGAAACAATAAAAATTACTCATGTCAACTCAAATCTGGACTCAACTAGATGGTATAcatcaaaagaaaaacaaaatcagTTCATTTTTTGCCAACACCAGAAACTGAAACCAATGTCATCTCTGAAAGTACTTCTGTTTCTGTCTTTCTTAAACGTAATCTGCAACGCTTCAGACAGCATCAACACCACAACCTTCCTAAAAAATGAAGAATCAATAGTCTCCAGCAATGGAACGTTCAGACTGGCATTTTTCAGTCCACCAAACACTACAAATCGCTATGTCGGTATCTACTATAATAACCTTCCTACGATGAAAGCAGTGTGGGTTGCAAATAGGAACAACCCGTTAAACGACTCATCTGGCTCATTTCAAATTTCCAAGGATGGCAATCTTCAGGTATTAAACGGTCAAAAACATATACTGTGGTCATCAAATGTCACAAACTTCCAGGTAGCTACTAATGCTACTAATGTGTCGAAAGCTCAGCTTCTAGATTCAGGAAACTTAGTGTTGTTAAGTTCCGATAATAACATTATATGGCAGAGTTTtgatcatccaacaaacattctTTTGCCCGATATGAGCCTTGTTTATAACAAAGCTACTGGTAAACACTCAACAATCCAAGCATGGAAAAACCCTTCAGATCCTTCTGAAGGACGATTTGTCTCTGGCCTTGGTCCTATTGTTCCTCCTGAGGTATTTATATGGGACATGGGTCGCCTGTATTATCGAAGCGGACCGTGGAATGGTTTCCTTTACCTTGGGATCGACGTTAAAGCTCCCAACTCCCAAACTCATGGGATTACTATTCAGATTGATGGCCACGGAAACACCTCACTAGAGTATTCTGCTCCTTCATTCCCTTTAACAAACTATGAGTTATCCTACCAAGGAACTGTAGGACAACAGTCCTGGGACGATACTAAGGGAGATTGGAATGAGTTATTGCAGGCCCCATCAAACGAATGTGACGTCTATGGAAGGTGCGGAGAATATGGAAGCTGCAACTCTCTGAGTTCACCAATTTGTAACTGCCTGAAGGGTTTTGAGCCAAAGAATAGTCAAGAATGGAGCACAGGAAACTGGAGCAGTGGGTGTACTCGGAAGACGAAATTGCTTTGTGGAATTCAAGGTGCCAAAGAGGATGTGTTTTTTAGTCTACCGAATGTGAAACCCCCAGCAAATACTAATGAACCGCAAGGAGTGGATCAAAACGCTTGTAGGAGCCAATGCTTGTCAAACTGCTCATGCATAGCTTATGCATTCGATATTGGCTTAGGATGCATGACTTGGAGCGGAAACTTGACAGATATACAACAGTTTTCATCTAACGGCGTAGATTTATACTTACGGCTGGCACATTCAGAGCTAG GTAATAACAACAAAAGGCTGAAAATAATTGTCCCAGTCACAGCAATTTCAGGGGCTGCCACACTAGTTGCTATTGTCTACTTCCTGTGTCGAAGAAAGGCTAAACAAGGTGACAATTCAATATCAAAACCCATGGATATAGCTAACATTATGACGGGGAAACTTTCAAACCTGATTTTTTTTCTATA CCTTGATAGATTTGAAGAGCTACCACTGTTCACGTTAGAACAACTTGCAGTTGCAACAAGCAATTTCCAAGACAGTAATAAGCTTGGACAAGGAGGATTCGGTGCAGTGTACAAG GGAACATTGGATGATGGACAGGTAGTAGCAATAAAAAGATTATCAGGAACCTCTACACAAGGGGTACAAGAGTTCATGAACGAGGTGTTGTTGATTTCTAAACTTCAGCATCGGAATCTAGTCAAACTTTTGGGCTGCTGCGTAGAACGCCTTGAAAGAATGCTAATTTATGACTACATGCCCAACAAAAGCTTGGATGCATTTCTTTTTG ATCATCAGAAAAAAGGCATCCTTGATTGGAAGAAACGTTACACTATTATAGAAGGGATATGCCGAGGCCTTCTCTATCTTCATCGAGATTCACGTCTCAAAATCATTCACAGAGATCTCAAGTCTGGCAACATTTTGCTAGATGAGAACCTCAACCCAAAAATTTCAGATTTTGGCATGGCACGGATTTTTGGTGGTAGCCAAAGCGAAGCAGACACCACAAGGGTTGTAGGAACATA CGGCTACATGCCTCCTGAGTATGCAATGGAAGGGCGTTTCTCTGAAAAGTCTGATGTATTTAGCTTCGGAGTCTTGTTGTTGGAGATAATAACTGGTAAAAGGACTCGATGGTTTGACGAGTCCTCATTCAGCCTTCTAGTATAT GTATGGAAACAATGGAATGAGGACGACCACATTTCTTTGATTGATCCGGTAATAGCTTATCAAGGTTTTGAAGCAGAGATCTCAAAATGCATACATGTGGGGCTTCTTTGTGTTCAGGAATATCCTCAAGATAGACCAGACATGTCTGATGTCATCGCAAAACTTAGTGCTTCAAGTACCGCAGAATTTGAAAAACCTAAGCAACCGGGTTTCACTCGACTTATGCATGCTAAAAATTCTAGTACCCAAAGCCACCAAACAAGTTCCACAAATGAACTTTCCATCACAAATATCAGCGCTCGATAG
- the LOC141592986 gene encoding G-type lectin S-receptor-like serine/threonine-protein kinase SD1-13 isoform X1, giving the protein MSSLKVLLFLSFFNIICNASDSINTTNYLKDEESIVSSNGTFRLSFFSPPNTTNRYVGIYYNKLPTMKAVWVANRNNPLNDSSGSFQISKDGNLQVLNGQKHILWSSNVINFQVATNMSKAQLLDSGNLVLFSSDNNIIWQSFDHPTNILLPHMSLVYNKASAKHSTIQAWKNPSDPSEGRFVAGLGPIVPPEIFIWDMGRLYYRSGPWNGFLYLGIDIKAPNNETHGVTIQIDGHGNTSLEYSAPSFPLTNYELSYQGTVVQQDWDDTKGDWKELLQAPSNECDVYGRCGEYGSCNSLSSPICKCLEGFEPKIRQEWSTGNWSSGCTRKTKLLCGIQGAKEDVFFSLPNVKPPANTNVLQGVDQNACRSQCLSNCSCLAYAFDLGLGCMTWSGNLIDAQQFTSNGVDLYLRLAHSELGNNNKRLKIIVPVTAISGAATLVAIVYFLCRRKAKQGDNSISKPVDIANIMTGKLSNLDFFSIANSHLSLLKKSAEGINKWLDIVDKNQSLDRFEELPLFTLEKLANATGNFQNSNKIGQGGFGPVYKGTLDDGQEVAIKRLSGTSRQGVEEFMNEVLLISKLQHRNLVKLLGCCVERLERMLIYDYMPNKSLDAFLFDHQKKGLLDWKKRYSIIEGICRGLLYLHRDSRLKIIHRDLKSANILLDENLNPKISDFGMARIFGGSQSEADTTRVVGTYGYMPPEYAMEGRFSEKSDVFSFGVLLLEIITGKRTRWFDESSFSLLGYVWKQWNEDDHISLIDPVIAYQGFEAEISKCIHVGLLCVQEYPQDRPDMSDVIAKLSASSTAEFEKPKQPGFTRLMHAKNSSTQSHQTSSTNDLSITNISAR; this is encoded by the exons ATGTCATCTTTGAAAGTACTACTGTTTCTGTCTTTCTTCAACATAATCTGCAACGCTTCAGATAGCATCAACACCACAAACTACCTCAAAGATGAAGAATCAATAGTCTCCAGCAATGGAACTTTCAGACTGTCATTTTTCAGTCCACCAAACACTACAAATCGCTATGTCGGTATCTACTATAATAAGCTTCCTACGATGAAAGCAGTGTGGGTTGCAAATAGGAACAACCCGTTAAACGACTCATCTGGCTCATTTCAAATTTCCAAGGATGGTAATCTTCAGGTATTAAACGGTCAAAAACATATACTGTGGTCATCAAATGTCATAAACTTCCAGGTAGCAACTAATATGTCGAAAGCTCAGCTTCTAGATTCAGGAAACTTAGTGTTGTTCAGTTCCGATAATAACATTATATGGCAGAGTTTtgatcatccaacaaacattctTTTGCCCCATATGAGCCTTGTTTATAACAAAGCTTCTGCTAAACACTCAACAATCCAAGCATGGAAAAACCCTTCAGATCCTTCTGAAGGACGATTTGTCGCTGGCCTTGGTCCTATTGTTCCTCCTGAGATATTTATATGGGACATGGGTCGCCTGTATTATCGAAGCGGACCGTGGAATGGTTTCCTTTACCTTGGGATCGACATTAAAGCTCCCAACAACGAAACTCATGGGGTTACTATTCAGATTGATGGCCACGGAAACACCTCACTAGAGTATTCTGCTCCTTCATTCCCTTTGACAAACTATGAGTTATCCTACCAAGGAACTGTAGTACAACAGGACTGGGACGATACTAAGGGAGATTGGAAGGAGTTATTGCAGGCCCCATCAAACGAATGTGACGTCTATGGAAGGTGCGGAGAATATGGAAGCTGCAACTCTCTGAGTTCACCAATTTGTAAGTGTCTGGAGGGTTTTGAGCCAAAGATTAGGCAAGAATGGAGCACAGGAAACTGGAGCAGTGGGTGTACTCGGAAGACAAAATTGCTTTGTGGAATTCAAGGTGCCAAAGAGGATGTGTTTTTTAGTCTACCGAATGTGAAACCCCCAGCAAATACTAATGTGTTGCAAGGAGTGGATCAGAACGCTTGTAGGAGCCAATGCTTGTCAAACTGCTCATGCTTAGCTTATGCATTCGATCTTGGCTTAGGATGCATGACTTGGAGTGGAAACTTGATAGATGCACAACAGTTTACATCTAACGGCGTAGATTTATACTTACGGCTGGCACATTCAGAGCTAG GTAATAACAACAAAAGGCTGAAAATAATTGTCCCAGTCACAGCAATTTCAGGGGCTGCCACACTAGTTGCTATTGTCTACTTCCTGTGTCGAAGAAAGGCTAAACAAGGTGACAATTCAATATCAAAACCCGTGGATATAGCTAACATTATGACGGGGAAACTTTCAAACCTTGATTTTTTTTCTATAGCTAACAGTCACTTGTCATTGTTGAAAAAATCAGCAGAGGGGATCAATAAGTGGCTGGATATCGTAGATAAAAATCAAAGCCTTGATAGATTTGAAGAGCTACCATTGTTCACGTTAGAAAAACTTGCAAATGCAACAGGCAATTTCCAAAACAGTAATAAGATTGGACAAGGAGGATTCGGTCCAGTGTACAAG GGAACATTGGATGATGGACAGGAAGTAGCAATAAAAAGATTATCAGGAACCTCTAGACAAGGGGTAGAAGAGTTCATGAACGAGGTGTTGTTGATTTCTAAACTTCAGCATCGGAATCTTGTCAAACTTTTAGGCTGCTGCGTAGAACGCCTTGAAAGAATGCTAATTTATGACTACATGCCCAACAAAAGTTTGGATGCATTTCTTTTTG ATCATCAGAAAAAAGGCCTCCTTGATTGGAAGAAACGTTACAGTATTATAGAAGGGATATGCCGAGGCCTTCTCTACCTTCATCGAGATTCACGTCTCAAAATCATTCACAGAGATCTCAAGTCTGCCAACATTTTGCTTGATGAGAACCTCAACCCAAAAATTTCAGATTTTGGCATGGCACGGATTTTTGGTGGTAGCCAAAGTGAAGCAGACACCACAAGGGTTGTAGGAACATA CGGCTACATGCCTCCTGAGTATGCAATGGAAGGGCGTTTCTCTGAAAAGTCAGATGTATTTAGCTTCGGAGTCTTGTTGTTGGAGATAATAACTGGTAAAAGGACTCGATGGTTTGACGAGTCGTCATTCAGCCTTCTAGGATAT GTATGGAAACAATGGAATGAGGACGACCACATTTCTTTGATTGATCCGGTAATAGCTTATCAAGGTTTTGAAGCAGAGATCTCAAAATGCATACATGTGGGGCTTCTTTGTGTTCAGGAATATCCTCAAGATAGACCAGACATGTCTGATGTCATCGCAAAACTTAGTGCTTCAAGTACCGCAGAATTTGAAAAACCTAAGCAACCGGGTTTCACTCGACTTATGCATGCTAAAAATTCTAGTACCCAAAGCCACCAGACAAGTTCCACAAATGACCTTTCCATCACAAATATCAGCGCTCGATAG
- the LOC141592986 gene encoding G-type lectin S-receptor-like serine/threonine-protein kinase SD1-13 isoform X2, with product MSSLKVLLFLSFFNIICNASDSINTTNYLKDEESIVSSNGTFRLSFFSPPNTTNRYVGIYYNKLPTMKAVWVANRNNPLNDSSGSFQISKDGNLQVLNGQKHILWSSNVINFQVATNMSKAQLLDSGNLVLFSSDNNIIWQSFDHPTNILLPHMSLVYNKASAKHSTIQAWKNPSDPSEGRFVAGLGPIVPPEIFIWDMGRLYYRSGPWNGFLYLGIDIKAPNNETHGVTIQIDGHGNTSLEYSAPSFPLTNYELSYQGTVVQQDWDDTKGDWKELLQAPSNECDVYGRCGEYGSCNSLSSPICKCLEGFEPKIRQEWSTGNWSSGCTRKTKLLCGIQGAKEDVFFSLPNVKPPANTNVLQGVDQNACRSQCLSNCSCLAYAFDLGLGCMTWSGNLIDAQQFTSNGVDLYLRLAHSELGNNNKRLKIIVPVTAISGAATLVAIVYFLCRRKAKQAEGINKWLDIVDKNQSLDRFEELPLFTLEKLANATGNFQNSNKIGQGGFGPVYKGTLDDGQEVAIKRLSGTSRQGVEEFMNEVLLISKLQHRNLVKLLGCCVERLERMLIYDYMPNKSLDAFLFDHQKKGLLDWKKRYSIIEGICRGLLYLHRDSRLKIIHRDLKSANILLDENLNPKISDFGMARIFGGSQSEADTTRVVGTYGYMPPEYAMEGRFSEKSDVFSFGVLLLEIITGKRTRWFDESSFSLLGYVWKQWNEDDHISLIDPVIAYQGFEAEISKCIHVGLLCVQEYPQDRPDMSDVIAKLSASSTAEFEKPKQPGFTRLMHAKNSSTQSHQTSSTNDLSITNISAR from the exons ATGTCATCTTTGAAAGTACTACTGTTTCTGTCTTTCTTCAACATAATCTGCAACGCTTCAGATAGCATCAACACCACAAACTACCTCAAAGATGAAGAATCAATAGTCTCCAGCAATGGAACTTTCAGACTGTCATTTTTCAGTCCACCAAACACTACAAATCGCTATGTCGGTATCTACTATAATAAGCTTCCTACGATGAAAGCAGTGTGGGTTGCAAATAGGAACAACCCGTTAAACGACTCATCTGGCTCATTTCAAATTTCCAAGGATGGTAATCTTCAGGTATTAAACGGTCAAAAACATATACTGTGGTCATCAAATGTCATAAACTTCCAGGTAGCAACTAATATGTCGAAAGCTCAGCTTCTAGATTCAGGAAACTTAGTGTTGTTCAGTTCCGATAATAACATTATATGGCAGAGTTTtgatcatccaacaaacattctTTTGCCCCATATGAGCCTTGTTTATAACAAAGCTTCTGCTAAACACTCAACAATCCAAGCATGGAAAAACCCTTCAGATCCTTCTGAAGGACGATTTGTCGCTGGCCTTGGTCCTATTGTTCCTCCTGAGATATTTATATGGGACATGGGTCGCCTGTATTATCGAAGCGGACCGTGGAATGGTTTCCTTTACCTTGGGATCGACATTAAAGCTCCCAACAACGAAACTCATGGGGTTACTATTCAGATTGATGGCCACGGAAACACCTCACTAGAGTATTCTGCTCCTTCATTCCCTTTGACAAACTATGAGTTATCCTACCAAGGAACTGTAGTACAACAGGACTGGGACGATACTAAGGGAGATTGGAAGGAGTTATTGCAGGCCCCATCAAACGAATGTGACGTCTATGGAAGGTGCGGAGAATATGGAAGCTGCAACTCTCTGAGTTCACCAATTTGTAAGTGTCTGGAGGGTTTTGAGCCAAAGATTAGGCAAGAATGGAGCACAGGAAACTGGAGCAGTGGGTGTACTCGGAAGACAAAATTGCTTTGTGGAATTCAAGGTGCCAAAGAGGATGTGTTTTTTAGTCTACCGAATGTGAAACCCCCAGCAAATACTAATGTGTTGCAAGGAGTGGATCAGAACGCTTGTAGGAGCCAATGCTTGTCAAACTGCTCATGCTTAGCTTATGCATTCGATCTTGGCTTAGGATGCATGACTTGGAGTGGAAACTTGATAGATGCACAACAGTTTACATCTAACGGCGTAGATTTATACTTACGGCTGGCACATTCAGAGCTAG GTAATAACAACAAAAGGCTGAAAATAATTGTCCCAGTCACAGCAATTTCAGGGGCTGCCACACTAGTTGCTATTGTCTACTTCCTGTGTCGAAGAAAGGCTAAACAAG CAGAGGGGATCAATAAGTGGCTGGATATCGTAGATAAAAATCAAAGCCTTGATAGATTTGAAGAGCTACCATTGTTCACGTTAGAAAAACTTGCAAATGCAACAGGCAATTTCCAAAACAGTAATAAGATTGGACAAGGAGGATTCGGTCCAGTGTACAAG GGAACATTGGATGATGGACAGGAAGTAGCAATAAAAAGATTATCAGGAACCTCTAGACAAGGGGTAGAAGAGTTCATGAACGAGGTGTTGTTGATTTCTAAACTTCAGCATCGGAATCTTGTCAAACTTTTAGGCTGCTGCGTAGAACGCCTTGAAAGAATGCTAATTTATGACTACATGCCCAACAAAAGTTTGGATGCATTTCTTTTTG ATCATCAGAAAAAAGGCCTCCTTGATTGGAAGAAACGTTACAGTATTATAGAAGGGATATGCCGAGGCCTTCTCTACCTTCATCGAGATTCACGTCTCAAAATCATTCACAGAGATCTCAAGTCTGCCAACATTTTGCTTGATGAGAACCTCAACCCAAAAATTTCAGATTTTGGCATGGCACGGATTTTTGGTGGTAGCCAAAGTGAAGCAGACACCACAAGGGTTGTAGGAACATA CGGCTACATGCCTCCTGAGTATGCAATGGAAGGGCGTTTCTCTGAAAAGTCAGATGTATTTAGCTTCGGAGTCTTGTTGTTGGAGATAATAACTGGTAAAAGGACTCGATGGTTTGACGAGTCGTCATTCAGCCTTCTAGGATAT GTATGGAAACAATGGAATGAGGACGACCACATTTCTTTGATTGATCCGGTAATAGCTTATCAAGGTTTTGAAGCAGAGATCTCAAAATGCATACATGTGGGGCTTCTTTGTGTTCAGGAATATCCTCAAGATAGACCAGACATGTCTGATGTCATCGCAAAACTTAGTGCTTCAAGTACCGCAGAATTTGAAAAACCTAAGCAACCGGGTTTCACTCGACTTATGCATGCTAAAAATTCTAGTACCCAAAGCCACCAGACAAGTTCCACAAATGACCTTTCCATCACAAATATCAGCGCTCGATAG